A single Montipora foliosa isolate CH-2021 chromosome 7, ASM3666993v2, whole genome shotgun sequence DNA region contains:
- the LOC138010979 gene encoding uncharacterized protein: MVLCLMVNCHSRTVRDKEIFFFRVPVIVKNQGEACEDLSIERRRRWLSAISRDGLKESLMKSGRVCSRHFVHGKPAASWDKWNVDWVPTLNLGHSKKVACSNDELQMARGERAKERRKRQHERESVERAAKLAKLNENGDTIENIEFYFPSTSNDNFENTSERGGEHCDPVSEVTTKFVGLQIAESSTQTLKTVVCDTTTQTEEFGYMFKTAKRPFDREDMLDDDKVAFYTGLPTLKILDALYGHIAPHITRRSLTLTNYQELVMVLMKLRLDMPFRDLAYRFGVSISTVSRIFSSWLTTMDIGLSPLIYWPEREELWQSMPQCFQYSFGKKTTVIIDCFEVFIEKPTNLLARAQTFSSYKHHNTVKVLIGITPQGSISFVSKAWGGRTSDKFLTENCGLMNKLLPGDLVMADRGFTIHDVVAIKRAELAIPAFTKGKSQLSPVDVESTRGTANVRIHVERVIAWVIKKEIHNPTGNS, encoded by the coding sequence ATGGTCTTATGTTTAATGGTGAATTGTCACTCTAGAACTGTTCgtgataaagaaatttttttctttcgagTTCCTGTCATCGTAAAAAATCAAGGAGAAGCCTGCGAAGATCTTTCGATTGAGCGACGAAGGAGGTGGTTGTCTGCCATTAGCAGAGACGGTTTGAAAGAAAGTCTTATGAAAAGTGGCAGAGTTTGTAGCCGACATTTCGTACATGGAAAACCGGCAGCCTCTTGGGATAAATGGAACGTTGACTGGGTGCCTACATTAAATTTAGGCCACTCGAAGAAAGTAGCATGCAGCAATGACGAGTTACAGATGGCGCGAGGCGAACGAGCAAAAGAACGCCGAAAAAGACAACACGAGAGGGAGTCAGTGGAGAGAGCTGCTAAATTAGCAAAGCTGAATGAGAATGGGGATACCATAGAAAatattgaattttattttccgtCAACATCAAATGATAATTTTGAAAATACTAGCGAACGTGGAGGCGAACATTGCGATCCTGTGTCTGAAGTTACCACGAAATTCGTTGGACTTCAAATTGCTGAATCAAGCACCCAAACATTAAAAACTGTGGTATGTGATACTACAACGCAAACTGAGGAGTTTGGTTACATGTTTAAAACAGCAAAGCGCCCTTTCGATCGCGAAGACATGCTGGACGATGATAAAGTCGCATTTTACACAGGACTGCCAACGCTGAAGATCCTAGATGCTCTATATGGACATATTGCCCCTCACATCACAAGACGGTCATTAACTCTTACAAATTATCAGGAACTTGTGATGGTCCTGATGAAGCTAAGACTCGATATGCCGTTCCGTGATTTGGCCTACCGATTTGGTGTGTCCATCTCAACTGTATCAAGAATTTTTTCGTCTTGGTTGACAACCATGGACATAGGGCTCTCACCTTTGATATACTGGCCAGAGAGGGAAGAGTTGTGGCAAAGTATGCCCCAATGCTTCCAATATTCTTTTGGAAAGAAGACAACTGTAATTATAGACTGTTTTGAAGTCTTCATAGAAAAACCCACCAACCTTCTAGCAAGAGCACAAACTTTCAGCTCATACAAGCATCACAATACTGTTAAAGTATTAATTGGCATCACCCCTCAAGGAAGCATTTCTTTTGTGTCTAAGGCTTGGGGAGGACGAACATCTGACAAGTTTCTAACTGAAAATTGTGGACTAATGAACAAACTTTTGCCAGGAGATCTTGTTATGGCTGACCGAGGATTCACAATACATGACGTTGTTGCCATAAAGAGAGCAGAGCTTGCAATACCAGCCTTTACTAAAGGGAAAAGCCAGCTAAGTCCTGTAGATGTTGAGAGTACACGCGGAACTGCAAATGTTAGGATACATGTGGAAAGGGTTATTGCATGGGTTATTAAGAAAGAAATACACAATCCTACAGGGAACTCTTAG